The Grimontia kaedaensis genome has a window encoding:
- a CDS encoding NRDE family protein, with protein sequence MCTVSWLLNDTGYDVFFNRDEQKGRSIARPPQRFQDKGTVFLMPMDPDGGGTWIATNQHGLSLCLLNYYQGDIPELPLISRGLLVKMLASSPSVSEVVNTLNGLHMGSYAPFTLLVFAPDLNAHNGHVIAFQWDGHVLTQRPSVEPMISSSMAFQEVMIARREALKNIMTEPQTVEKAWAFHRSHVPEAGYKSVCMHRDDANTVSFTHLSATPGAMEMVYVDGSPCENVPTATETLIRKVPNMRLVASEKR encoded by the coding sequence ATGTGTACTGTCAGCTGGTTGCTGAACGATACCGGATACGACGTTTTCTTTAACCGTGATGAGCAAAAGGGTCGTTCCATTGCGCGTCCACCCCAACGTTTTCAGGACAAAGGCACAGTGTTTCTGATGCCGATGGATCCTGACGGTGGCGGTACCTGGATCGCCACCAATCAACATGGTCTCTCCCTTTGTCTGCTCAACTACTATCAGGGAGATATCCCTGAGTTGCCTCTCATCAGCCGAGGGCTACTGGTAAAAATGCTGGCGTCTTCACCATCTGTGTCAGAAGTGGTTAATACGCTCAATGGCCTTCATATGGGCTCCTACGCCCCTTTCACCTTGTTGGTATTTGCGCCCGATTTAAACGCGCACAACGGCCATGTGATTGCTTTCCAATGGGATGGTCACGTGCTGACTCAGCGACCGAGTGTTGAGCCAATGATCTCCTCGTCTATGGCGTTTCAGGAAGTGATGATTGCAAGGCGTGAGGCTCTCAAAAATATCATGACAGAACCGCAGACGGTCGAGAAAGCGTGGGCGTTTCACCGTAGTCATGTGCCGGAAGCGGGCTACAAATCCGTGTGCATGCACCGGGACGATGCCAACACAGTGAGCTTCACACACCTCAGCGCCACACCGGGGGCAATGGAAATGGTGTATGTCGATGGATCACCGTGTGAAAACGTTCCAACGGCGACAGAAACCTTGATTCGAAAAGTGCCAAACATGCGTTTGGTTGCCAGCGAAAAAAGGTGA
- a CDS encoding YHS domain-containing (seleno)protein, with protein MSRVLLLLTLLFSPLTFAADVYTGFFSNKAVSGYDTVSFFDGTPVKGKSDFKTEYKGADWLFSSQENLDKFLADPEKYAPQYGGYCAWAIAEKDDLAPGDPEFWTIVDNKLYLNYDDSVQKAWEKDIPGFIDLGDKNWSKR; from the coding sequence ATGTCTCGCGTACTGTTACTGCTAACTTTGTTGTTCTCACCACTGACGTTTGCCGCCGATGTTTACACTGGCTTTTTCAGCAACAAAGCGGTGAGCGGTTACGACACTGTGTCTTTCTTCGATGGCACACCAGTCAAAGGTAAATCAGATTTCAAAACTGAATATAAGGGTGCTGACTGGTTGTTCTCCAGTCAGGAAAACCTCGACAAATTCCTCGCCGATCCTGAGAAGTATGCACCTCAGTACGGTGGCTATTGTGCGTGGGCAATTGCTGAGAAAGATGACCTGGCACCGGGCGACCCTGAGTTCTGGACCATCGTTGATAACAAGCTGTATCTGAACTACGACGATTCAGTACAAAAAGCATGGGAAAAAGATATCCCAGGCTTTATCGACCTTGGCGACAAGAACTGGTCTAAGCGTTAA
- a CDS encoding lysophospholipid acyltransferase family protein, producing the protein MISPFQLPRKTPFGVIEKALESLTGLRALDKHYRRRPEGIDTDHFLSYTLDVLGIDYTVSAEDMKNIPATGSTVVVANHPLGGVEGVILAKLLRQVRPDVKVLANYYLKRIPELSDIFIGVDVFEGESARKANLRALREAHQHVSDGGLLLIFPAGEVSTFDQDGQLKDKAWSRSVAALVKKHKATVLPIYIGGQNSRRFYRAGRIHPLLRTAMLARELLNKRGDSIPLSIGEIIAWKECRSFDSDDALVNYLRLNTYLLNREQAVTNVELEHAGEPIIAPQPVDDIEQELTTLPAEAKLLSSNEFEVYCTESANIPVILQEIGRMREVNFRAVGEGTGMVCDIDEFDDYYLHLFIWDREARQMVGAYRLGKVQEIVSEKGLDGLYSRSLFQYEDRFVESMGNSLEMGRSVIDEKYQRSLSALLLLWKGIAAYVSKHPDITTLFGPVSISNDYPLTARRLLAESLSVHHYDKSIAQLVEPTTPLETSSPVPWHTSMLAGLGDLQLLSRVISRMSQGLGVPVLLRQYLGLNGKLVCFNVDPAFNNALDGLIMVDLRHVPAKTLGRYMGKEQAETYLDHHLQK; encoded by the coding sequence ATGATCAGTCCCTTTCAGCTCCCGAGAAAAACGCCGTTTGGTGTGATTGAAAAAGCGCTGGAGTCCTTGACAGGTCTCCGGGCATTGGATAAGCACTACCGCCGTCGTCCGGAAGGGATAGATACCGATCATTTTCTCTCCTATACCCTGGATGTGCTCGGCATTGACTACACCGTCTCTGCCGAGGATATGAAAAATATCCCGGCTACTGGCAGCACAGTGGTGGTGGCCAATCATCCGCTCGGTGGTGTGGAAGGGGTGATCCTCGCCAAACTACTGCGTCAGGTGCGCCCTGATGTGAAAGTGCTGGCAAATTACTATCTCAAACGTATTCCTGAACTCAGCGACATCTTTATCGGCGTTGACGTGTTTGAAGGCGAAAGCGCACGTAAGGCAAACCTGAGAGCGTTACGTGAAGCGCACCAACACGTCAGCGACGGCGGATTATTGTTGATTTTCCCAGCCGGTGAAGTTTCAACCTTTGACCAAGATGGACAGCTCAAAGACAAGGCATGGAGCCGCTCAGTTGCTGCTTTGGTGAAAAAGCACAAAGCGACAGTGTTACCGATTTATATTGGTGGTCAGAACAGCCGCAGATTCTATCGGGCGGGGCGTATCCATCCGTTGCTCCGTACCGCGATGCTGGCACGTGAACTTCTCAATAAACGGGGCGATTCCATTCCACTCTCTATTGGTGAAATTATCGCATGGAAAGAGTGCAGGTCATTTGATAGCGACGACGCCTTGGTGAATTATCTAAGGCTCAATACTTACCTACTCAACCGCGAGCAAGCGGTGACTAACGTTGAGTTGGAACATGCAGGTGAACCCATCATCGCACCGCAGCCGGTTGATGACATAGAACAGGAGCTGACGACATTACCGGCAGAAGCAAAGCTTCTATCGTCTAATGAGTTTGAGGTCTACTGCACGGAAAGCGCGAATATACCGGTGATCCTTCAGGAAATCGGCAGAATGCGTGAAGTGAATTTTCGTGCTGTCGGTGAAGGCACTGGCATGGTCTGTGATATCGACGAATTCGATGATTACTACCTGCATCTGTTTATCTGGGACAGGGAAGCACGTCAAATGGTTGGTGCTTACCGTTTGGGTAAAGTGCAGGAAATCGTGTCAGAGAAAGGGTTGGATGGCCTCTATTCCCGTAGCCTTTTCCAATACGAGGACCGCTTTGTTGAAAGCATGGGCAACTCGTTGGAAATGGGCCGTTCGGTGATTGATGAAAAGTATCAGCGAAGCTTGTCAGCTCTGCTGCTACTTTGGAAAGGGATTGCTGCTTATGTGAGCAAACATCCGGATATCACCACCTTGTTTGGCCCCGTCAGCATCAGCAACGACTACCCGTTGACTGCGCGTCGACTGCTGGCTGAGAGTCTGAGTGTGCATCACTATGATAAGAGCATTGCTCAGCTGGTGGAACCGACGACACCGCTGGAAACTTCTTCGCCTGTGCCATGGCATACCTCAATGCTGGCTGGGCTTGGCGATTTGCAGTTGTTATCGAGAGTGATCAGCCGCATGAGCCAAGGTTTAGGCGTGCCCGTGTTGCTGAGGCAATACCTTGGCTTAAATGGCAAACTGGTGTGCTTTAACGTAGATCCAGCGTTCAACAATGCCTTGGATGGTTTGATTATGGTGGACTTGCGCCATGTGCCTGCTAAGACGCTCGGCAGATACATGGGCAAAGAGCAAGCGGAAACCTATCTCGACCACCATCTGCAAAAATAG
- a CDS encoding D-alanine--D-alanine ligase, which produces MPPLDMSGKPVSFFEFWPGWVFYAPVALQWIWNGLKFRSFGLPLIANPGIELSGMVGESKDAILSLAGDTAKPWVLPYIMWEKSSMPPETQAHQALTALHQVGLGFPVVAKPDLGCRGAGVRLVENKGELEEYLRLFPDGARLMLQEKAPYNAEAGVFYVRYPDQKKGQIFSMTLKYNPFVVGDGESNLAQLIDEDSRAGKLAHLYRTRHEDKLDLVLAKGETFRLAFAGSHSRGAIFRDGRDYISDSLAERLDEIFDDFPGFHYGRIDLKFRDINSLTRGEDFVLLEVNGASSEAAHIWDRGATLKSAFGTLLDQYRMLFEIGSLQRKAGHKVPSLLELYRAWRREKALVRDYPSTD; this is translated from the coding sequence ATGCCGCCTTTAGACATGAGCGGCAAACCGGTGTCGTTTTTTGAATTTTGGCCGGGTTGGGTGTTTTACGCCCCGGTTGCCTTGCAATGGATATGGAACGGGCTGAAGTTCAGAAGCTTTGGTTTACCGTTGATAGCAAACCCAGGCATTGAATTGAGTGGCATGGTGGGTGAATCCAAAGACGCTATCTTGTCACTGGCTGGTGATACAGCCAAGCCTTGGGTATTGCCTTACATCATGTGGGAAAAATCTTCGATGCCGCCTGAAACACAGGCACATCAGGCGCTGACGGCATTACATCAGGTAGGGCTCGGCTTTCCTGTTGTTGCCAAGCCAGACTTGGGCTGTCGCGGTGCGGGTGTACGTTTGGTCGAGAACAAAGGCGAGCTGGAAGAATACCTGCGCTTGTTCCCAGATGGCGCCCGATTGATGTTGCAAGAAAAGGCGCCTTACAACGCCGAAGCAGGCGTGTTCTATGTGCGTTATCCCGATCAGAAAAAAGGTCAGATTTTCTCCATGACCCTGAAATACAACCCTTTCGTGGTGGGTGATGGAGAAAGTAATCTCGCCCAATTGATTGATGAGGATTCCCGTGCCGGAAAACTCGCGCATTTATACCGGACGCGCCATGAGGACAAACTGGATCTAGTCTTGGCAAAAGGGGAAACCTTCCGCCTTGCTTTTGCCGGTAGTCATTCTCGCGGTGCGATTTTCCGCGATGGGCGTGACTATATAAGCGATTCATTAGCCGAGCGCTTGGATGAAATTTTTGATGACTTTCCCGGTTTTCACTATGGGCGGATCGATCTCAAGTTCCGGGACATCAACAGCCTGACGCGAGGTGAGGATTTTGTGTTGCTGGAAGTCAATGGTGCAAGCAGCGAAGCCGCGCATATCTGGGATCGCGGTGCGACGCTCAAGAGTGCATTCGGTACCTTGCTGGATCAATACCGCATGCTGTTTGAGATTGGTAGTTTGCAGCGAAAGGCCGGGCACAAAGTCCCTTCTTTGTTGGAGCTTTACCGAGCATGGCGTCGAGAAAAGGCGTTGGTTCGTGATTATCCGTCTACCGATTAA
- a CDS encoding DinB family protein — protein MLARDTRPSLNEPTTVEVEGCLDVAAQALELLHQLSDEQYNFVAAPYLQSSIGQHMRHILDVVHAASAREIDYDVRRRAHPVETDKEIAILEWRHLCEWLENLCEADMDTAIDVRHEVSLNRQAAAKSASTLGRELAFVSSHAVHHFALIRVSLSAQNISVAETFGLAPATLSHFRGEK, from the coding sequence ATGTTAGCGAGAGACACCAGGCCATCACTGAATGAACCCACTACTGTTGAGGTAGAAGGGTGTCTTGATGTGGCGGCGCAGGCGCTTGAGCTTTTGCACCAGCTTTCTGATGAGCAATATAACTTCGTCGCAGCGCCGTATTTGCAAAGTTCAATCGGCCAGCACATGCGCCATATTCTTGATGTGGTCCATGCTGCTTCCGCGCGGGAAATCGATTATGACGTTCGCCGCCGTGCGCACCCTGTGGAAACCGATAAAGAGATTGCGATTTTGGAATGGCGACACCTTTGCGAATGGTTGGAAAACCTTTGTGAAGCAGATATGGATACCGCGATTGATGTGCGTCATGAGGTCAGTCTGAACCGTCAGGCTGCGGCAAAGTCAGCCTCTACACTTGGGCGCGAGCTGGCATTTGTTTCCAGCCATGCGGTGCATCATTTTGCGCTAATCCGTGTCAGCTTAAGTGCACAGAATATCAGCGTTGCAGAGACCTTTGGCCTCGCACCTGCCACTCTCAGTCATTTCCGTGGAGAAAAGTGA